Sequence from the Dehalococcoidia bacterium genome:
TGGCCTCAGCTTCATTGATGTTCATTTACTTGCGTCGGCACTTTTATCAGAAGCACCTCTGTGGACATTCGATAAAGCTCTAAAGGCTGCTTCTACCAAATTGAATGTAGATTACCAGTAGATCGGTGTATCTCTCTGCTTCACCCCAAAGCCTGTCCGAGTCAATCTACACCGACCAACAAAGCGTTCATCTTTGAGCCTGGTCTTGCTCCTTCATGAAGCTCATAATATCCACAAATCCAAGGATGACCATTGAGACCGGGCTATTGCTTCCAGCTTCTGTTTGTGGTATACCTCTTCCATAACCCATTCAGGTCCACGATCCAGGCTTTCCAGCTTATCTATCCGCAGGGTCTTCCATCAGTTTCAACGGGTTACTTCGTTCAAATCTGAGTAGAATGGAGGGATCACATGAAGAAGTACCGTGTCATCCAATGGGGTACCGGCCAGGTAGGAACAGGGGCGCTTCGGGGAATCATCGAAAATCCCCAACTCGAACTAATTGGAGTGGCTGTTTACTCCAAAGAGAAGAATGGCAAAGACGCCGGAGACTTATGCGGTCTGCCTCCTACCGGTATCAGGGCCACCACTGATCGTGCGAGCTTACTGGCGATGCAGGCAGATTGCGTCAGCTACAATGGTGTGGCGTTCAGTGGCGATCCGGTGGTCGATGAAGTCGAGAGCATCCTCCTCTCCGGCAAAAATATCGCCTCCTCAGCCATCCTCAAACCATCGAAGAATGTTCCCGGCCGACATGGGGACGTGAACACGGTCAGACGCCTCGAGGCCGCTTGTCAGAAAGAAAGCGTCTCCTATTTCGTCTCAGGACTGGATCCGGGTTTTGCCACAGATGTGTTGCCTCTGGTCCTTTCCGGCGTGTGCCAGCGCATCGAGTTTGCACACGTCACCGAGATCATGGATTACACCACCTATTTGAATGCCTACGCCATCATCTAGTTCATGGGGTTCGGGAAACCCATTTTCACTCAACCGCCCAAGTACGTCGGGGAAATCTGGATTCCGCCTCTGTACGAATTGGCCGATGGTCTGGGCGTCGACCTCGATGACATCGTTGTCAGCTGTGAAGGTCGTCCTCTTGAAAGAGATGTGACCGTATTGGGCCATGGTTTGAAAGCCGGCACTATGGGTGCTTTGCGCTTCCGTGTAGAGGGCGTGGTCAAAGGAAAACCCGCCTTATGCATCGAGCATATCACCCGAATCGATCGAACCATCGCTCCCGATTGGCCACAACCTCCGGGGGGTGACGGAGGATACATCATCGAGATTGGCGGCAAGTTGAAGTATAAAGTCAGCCTGGAGTTCTCGATCGATGACGGCGACTTCATGAAAGCTGCTGCCTATGCAACAGCCATGCGACTGGTCAACGCCATCCCGGCAATCTGTGAAGCGCGACCGGGCGTTCTTTCTGGATTTGAACTTCCGCTGATAACAGGCAGAGGCTTGCTCAAGGTGAATTGAAAACATAGGCAGTTTTGCCAAGCATGAGGCCACAGAAAAGCAGCCTGACAAACGGTAGGTGAAAGTGATCCGGATGTGGACCCACTACGAATAGTCAGCTGGCAAATTCTCCAACCCATTCAACCTGGCCATGGTGATCCAGACATCACCGGCAGGAAAGCCAAGGTAGATGGACATCGTCTCTGCTGCTTGGTGCGAGGAGGATGGATTCTGGTCAGAACAGGTAGTAATCCGGCTGTGAAGTCATAGCCAAGTTCGTGACCGCACAAACCAAGTTCTACCCGCCGGTATGAGGCCTGATGATCGAAACCACATCGCCGTCTTTCAGAATCATCTCGTCCCTTTCAGACGGGGATACCCGCTTCCCATTGATCACCACCATGTAGTGGAGTTTGATTTCTCCGGTCGTCTGATCAATGAAATCCATACCCAAGTGAGAACCGTGCGCTTCAACCAACCGTCCCATGAATTGCCTCAGCGTCGTATCTGGTTCCGCTTCCAGATAACGCTTCTCACTGAGAGCTTCTGTCCTGGGGTAGATTTCTACCCGTATCATCATTTAGCCCTATTGCCATGCAAGAGGCTT
This genomic interval carries:
- a CDS encoding MoaD/ThiS family protein; translated protein: MMIRVEIYPRTEALSEKRYLEAEPDTTLRQFMGRLVEAHGSHLGMDFIDQTTGEIKLHYMVVINGKRVSPSERDEMILKDGDVVSIIRPHTGG